A single Pseudoalteromonas phenolica DNA region contains:
- a CDS encoding MDR family MFS transporter has protein sequence MSSELSFSRVKDFPLLMWILLFGSFITRGSFFMVWPFLAVILYDKFALSATEVGLILSTAAVVAVFVSFIGSTLSDKLGRQTVMYATGVLYIVSFSLLAEADTVTMFAIVITLCSIATALWRPLASALIGDIIDDSKTRELAMQSMYFIVNVGCAVGPIAGVWLGLTGQQSSFYITTVAFAFLLGLLVWGFSDHKKSQHNTESQSTTSAELENNESVKESIGMKQTLAILAKDRLLQCLILANVICLFIYGQMDSSLVQYLTRENVPKLLELVSSLIFTNAMVIITCQFLLLRIMAKVELVHRIQIGLVLLMCSQAFMAVNAPSFFWGWIGAVVVLSLAEAILFPTMNVHIDRIAPDNLRGAYFGASAFYDFGFAFAPLGGGIILDLFGGFWLFVACSAMCVLVMGLYYVLEKLPRPDFTEPTKSEVHS, from the coding sequence ATGAGTAGTGAACTATCATTCTCACGGGTGAAGGATTTCCCTTTGCTGATGTGGATATTACTTTTTGGCTCCTTTATTACTCGGGGGAGCTTCTTTATGGTATGGCCGTTTTTGGCGGTTATTCTGTACGATAAATTTGCCTTAAGTGCGACTGAGGTCGGGCTGATCCTATCGACTGCAGCCGTAGTGGCGGTATTTGTCAGCTTTATTGGGAGTACGCTTTCTGACAAGCTGGGTCGACAAACGGTAATGTATGCTACGGGTGTACTTTATATCGTGTCTTTTTCTTTATTGGCTGAGGCTGATACCGTCACTATGTTTGCCATTGTGATCACGCTTTGCTCTATTGCTACGGCGCTTTGGCGACCGCTGGCTTCTGCGCTCATTGGTGACATTATTGATGATAGTAAAACTCGCGAACTGGCGATGCAGAGCATGTATTTTATCGTGAACGTGGGCTGTGCGGTTGGTCCAATTGCCGGTGTTTGGTTGGGTTTAACTGGTCAGCAGTCGAGCTTTTATATCACAACTGTGGCCTTTGCATTTTTACTAGGGCTGCTAGTGTGGGGTTTTTCTGATCATAAAAAGTCACAGCACAATACAGAGAGCCAAAGTACGACCTCGGCAGAGTTAGAGAACAATGAGTCAGTAAAAGAAAGTATTGGTATGAAGCAAACCTTGGCTATTTTAGCCAAAGATCGCTTATTACAGTGTTTGATCTTAGCCAATGTCATCTGTTTGTTTATTTACGGGCAAATGGATAGCTCATTGGTGCAATACTTGACTCGCGAGAATGTACCTAAATTACTTGAGCTGGTGTCATCATTGATATTTACCAATGCCATGGTGATCATTACCTGCCAGTTTTTGTTATTGCGCATTATGGCTAAGGTTGAATTAGTGCATCGTATTCAAATTGGCTTGGTTCTGTTGATGTGCTCGCAGGCCTTTATGGCAGTCAATGCACCGAGTTTCTTCTGGGGCTGGATTGGTGCTGTTGTGGTGCTGAGTTTAGCTGAAGCGATTTTATTCCCGACCATGAACGTACATATAGACCGTATTGCGCCTGATAATCTAAGAGGTGCTTATTTTGGCGCATCGGCGTTTTACGATTTTGGCTTTGCGTTTGCGCCCCTTGGCGGTGGTATTATCTTAGACTTGTTTGGCGGATTTTGGCTATTTGTAGCGTGTTCAGCTATGTGTGTTTTGGTGATGGGCTTGTACTATGTATTAGAAAAACTTCCTCGACCAGACTTTACTGAGCCTACGAAAAGCGAAGTGCATTCTTAA
- a CDS encoding HD-GYP domain-containing protein, with protein MENATVLVVDDVSENLSFISEVIGDEYRVLAAKSGSVALAILDRHEIDIILLDVVMPNMDGYEVITELKRNPKSKDIPVIFLTAKSSVEDEKKGFLLGASDYISKPISPPILMARLKTHLLNKRSKDFLKSKNLYLEEEVQKRAAQMSELQDVTIMAMASLAETRDEETGFHIKRTQLYVKRLAEELAKLPKYQKELTPEKINIFYKSAPLHDIGKVGIPDSILLKPGRLTENEFEVMKTHAVMGYSAINQAEQSTGTAHDFLEVAKEIALYHHEKWDGSGYPKGIRGEQIPICARLMAVADVYDALISKRVYKQAMTHQQAIEIILEGKGTHFDPQLIDLFVEIEHEFFAISEKYHD; from the coding sequence ATGGAGAATGCAACAGTTTTAGTTGTTGATGATGTCAGCGAGAATTTATCTTTTATCAGTGAAGTGATTGGTGATGAATACAGAGTACTGGCCGCAAAGAGTGGCTCGGTCGCACTGGCAATTTTAGATCGTCACGAGATAGATATTATTTTGTTGGATGTTGTGATGCCTAACATGGATGGTTACGAAGTCATCACTGAGTTAAAGCGAAACCCTAAAAGTAAAGATATACCTGTGATTTTTCTTACTGCTAAATCTTCCGTAGAAGATGAGAAAAAAGGTTTCTTACTTGGCGCATCAGATTATATTTCAAAGCCTATAAGTCCTCCGATTTTAATGGCCCGATTAAAAACCCATCTATTGAATAAGCGTTCAAAAGATTTTCTCAAAAGTAAAAACTTATACCTTGAAGAAGAGGTGCAAAAGCGAGCAGCTCAAATGTCTGAGTTGCAAGATGTCACGATCATGGCAATGGCGAGCCTTGCCGAAACCCGAGACGAAGAAACAGGCTTTCATATCAAGCGAACCCAACTATATGTAAAACGGCTTGCTGAGGAGTTAGCTAAGTTACCAAAATATCAAAAAGAACTGACCCCTGAAAAAATTAATATCTTTTATAAGTCTGCCCCCCTACATGATATTGGCAAGGTTGGTATTCCCGACAGTATTTTACTGAAACCAGGAAGGTTAACCGAAAATGAATTTGAGGTGATGAAAACGCATGCTGTAATGGGTTATAGCGCCATAAATCAAGCTGAACAAAGCACCGGCACTGCACACGATTTTTTAGAAGTCGCCAAAGAAATTGCGCTTTATCATCATGAGAAGTGGGATGGAAGTGGTTACCCCAAAGGTATTCGAGGTGAGCAGATCCCGATATGTGCGAGATTGATGGCTGTAGCAGATGTTTATGATGCCTTGATCTCAAAGCGGGTATATAAGCAAGCAATGACACATCAACAGGCAATAGAAATAATCCTTGAAGGCAAAGGCACACATTTTGATCCCCAGCTTATAGATTTGTTCGTTGAAATTGAGCATGAATTCTTTGCAATTTCTGAAAAATACCATGATTAA
- a CDS encoding response regulator has translation MQSSVLVIDDDDVNHDIIVSMLGQHYRIISVHSGQQGLELLEKEKFDAVLLDVVMPELNGYEVCEQLRAQQNSHTPVLFVSAKNSTEDILQGFRAGGDDYITKPFDADELKFRIDRLMTLKDEIASLKESCLNAEEVTLTAITSCNELGVALEFIEKSYQCKTMASLANELIVSSKQLGLDVSTQIGILDNFKNYSSSEIVNPLEAELLTRARNSKTVINIDKRSFFNSERCSLLVKNMPCEDLEKYGRFNDILALIVRGADARLSSLETNIKVMQNRNRGIKELSEIAQKDLTNIEHTHKAYTQSIQDFIEDLLFEIEEASAGFGLSQQQESDLQALLSKSRERLLEVNEHTEDMSAVFSDFFYKLDTLVED, from the coding sequence ATGCAAAGCAGCGTACTTGTAATAGACGATGATGATGTAAACCACGATATTATCGTCTCTATGCTTGGGCAGCATTATCGTATCATTTCAGTGCATAGTGGGCAGCAAGGGTTAGAGTTGCTTGAAAAAGAAAAGTTTGATGCTGTTTTACTTGATGTCGTGATGCCTGAGTTAAACGGTTATGAAGTATGCGAACAACTTCGGGCACAACAAAACTCCCATACCCCCGTATTATTCGTGTCAGCCAAAAACTCAACAGAAGATATATTACAGGGTTTTAGAGCAGGAGGAGATGATTATATCACCAAGCCTTTTGATGCAGATGAGTTAAAGTTTCGTATTGATCGATTAATGACGCTGAAAGATGAAATTGCTTCGCTTAAAGAGAGTTGCCTAAATGCGGAGGAGGTAACTCTAACGGCAATTACAAGCTGTAATGAATTGGGCGTTGCACTGGAATTCATTGAAAAAAGCTATCAATGTAAAACGATGGCAAGTTTAGCGAATGAGCTCATAGTATCCTCTAAGCAGTTGGGTCTAGATGTATCTACTCAGATAGGTATTTTAGATAACTTCAAAAATTACAGTAGTTCAGAAATAGTTAATCCGCTTGAAGCAGAGTTACTAACTCGTGCAAGAAATTCTAAAACAGTAATTAATATAGATAAACGAAGTTTTTTTAATAGTGAAAGGTGTTCATTGTTGGTAAAAAACATGCCTTGTGAAGACCTTGAAAAGTATGGTCGATTCAATGACATACTAGCACTTATTGTAAGGGGAGCTGATGCGAGGTTATCGTCCTTAGAAACGAACATAAAAGTGATGCAGAATAGAAATAGAGGGATCAAAGAGCTCAGTGAAATAGCGCAAAAAGATTTGACCAATATTGAACACACCCACAAGGCGTATACCCAATCTATTCAAGATTTTATTGAAGATTTACTTTTTGAGATTGAAGAAGCGAGTGCAGGTTTCGGTTTAAGCCAGCAACAAGAGTCTGATTTGCAGGCTTTACTGAGTAAATCGAGAGAACGATTACTTGAAGTTAACGAGCATACGGAAGATATGTCGGCTGTTTTTAGTGATTTTTTCTATAAACTAGATACTTTAGTAGAAGACTAA
- a CDS encoding response regulator, whose protein sequence is MGLTTYSSQSKLSKVTALKEQLFKLNTLANELKTSSDKLSQFARSYANTRNERWLGLFNYVLLVRQGKVPLPSEYTLDYWDKLSAPNVPLPQIDTNSTGTSIIDRLEQTGIQPIELAKLRNALAKSDALVNLESRAFNAMKGLTQDQFGNWNVQGEPNFELARKILFSDEYFAAKANIMTEIEQAYHSVESRLNNQVKRLKEEYEVVHFANSILIILLVSNIIISFYLLWSLYIKPVATIQRQVVQNVKDKNLNFKLNESVRGELSVFTKSMNFLLENISEQLNFNTIMKDFGMALRGKKDPRALGEELLQFLEKRLPIPLMGLYVIENDNILNRVAGTGYCASAPKKYTNKDCIHFHVVETKKPYKLRFGEHQYSIDLNGERLEIEEMHYFPLTVGQQSIGLLELGCLESINDSDYKWVKSVIHDLAISLQLTQNIELQAKAEKRVSEQLELNKKILDAIPNPMYYKDKKGLFLGVNSSFHRYFGTFDADVLSAMPSDIFSPHVAHIFEESHQRLIANGSNHNFEIMIDDEQGNTRSFVVYEANFTNEENVTDGGVGLLLDVTERKQMEKELIEAKIKADEMSSAKGEFLANMSHEIRTPMNAIIGMSHLALKTDLTKQQYNYVNKIDLAAKNLLGIINDVLDFSKIESGKLALEEAPFSLQEVLDNVVNINIIKVQEKDLELLLDVAPDIPLNLIGDPLRLGQILINLVGNAIKFTQQGEIKIIVTAAPHKQGVTLSFTVQDSGIGMTPNQQKRLFQAFSQADGSITRKYGGTGLGLSISKRLVELMQGEISVTSTPNKGSAFSFNILCKLQDNTETTITCPASVLKGKRVLVVDDNESAREILTSILSAMQFEVQNVASGLEAIDLLEKKSIDILFIDWKMPKLDGIETIEKIRSKFTDNPPKCILVTAHGSEVHLAQSLHQKVDALMLKPVDASQVNNVLSECFNLQQPNLKKNSITRDEVIQLNQEHILLVEDNETNQEVASEMLQQANLQVTIAEHGQAALDLLSNCAFDLILMDMQMPVMDGLTAAREIRKQSKYDALPIIAMTANAMQEDVEKCTEAGMNAHIAKPINFQKMITTIQEQLNHSPILVESTAQPHPEDLAANQNDTFHFEGLDHQQGIERLGGNEEAYWRILKKFVHKQIEETINLSQALVLGDYECAHRLAHSLKGSASNLGAYFLEHSALDIEQALANQKTVESEQIDDLTSYLRKLNEALSVQMSDDHKETGTQNIELVDLDKTLLAEQFNTLNVTLAAYDASSKSHLMSIYALNMIEAQKLRPIEEHIENFDFEQAQLSLNGLRDELGC, encoded by the coding sequence ATGGGGCTAACAACCTACTCTTCCCAAAGCAAGTTATCTAAAGTCACAGCTTTGAAAGAGCAGCTATTTAAGTTGAATACCTTAGCCAATGAGCTAAAAACCAGCTCGGATAAGCTCTCACAATTTGCTCGTAGCTACGCAAATACAAGAAATGAAAGATGGTTGGGACTATTTAATTACGTTTTATTGGTTAGGCAAGGCAAGGTGCCCTTACCTTCAGAATATACATTAGATTATTGGGATAAACTTTCGGCACCGAATGTCCCCCTCCCTCAAATAGATACTAACTCAACTGGCACAAGCATTATCGACAGATTAGAGCAAACGGGAATACAACCAATCGAATTAGCAAAGTTGCGCAATGCTCTGGCCAAATCAGATGCATTAGTCAACTTAGAAAGCCGGGCTTTCAATGCAATGAAAGGGTTAACACAAGATCAGTTTGGCAACTGGAATGTTCAAGGAGAACCCAATTTCGAACTTGCCCGAAAAATTTTATTTAGTGATGAATATTTTGCAGCCAAAGCAAACATCATGACAGAAATAGAGCAGGCATATCACAGTGTAGAAAGTCGTTTAAATAACCAAGTGAAACGTTTGAAAGAAGAATACGAAGTCGTACATTTTGCTAACTCTATTCTGATCATACTACTTGTCAGTAACATCATCATTTCTTTCTATTTGCTATGGAGTTTATACATTAAGCCTGTTGCAACTATTCAAAGGCAAGTTGTGCAAAATGTAAAAGACAAAAACCTTAACTTTAAACTTAACGAGTCTGTTAGGGGCGAGCTATCTGTATTCACTAAGTCAATGAACTTTCTTCTTGAAAACATTTCAGAACAGCTTAATTTTAATACCATAATGAAAGACTTCGGTATGGCTTTAAGAGGAAAAAAAGACCCCCGAGCCCTAGGAGAAGAACTGTTACAATTCCTTGAGAAACGCTTGCCTATTCCTCTAATGGGACTGTATGTCATAGAAAACGACAATATACTCAATCGAGTCGCAGGTACAGGCTACTGCGCCTCAGCCCCCAAAAAATATACTAATAAAGACTGTATTCACTTTCATGTAGTAGAAACAAAGAAACCTTATAAACTGCGCTTTGGTGAACATCAATATTCTATTGATTTAAATGGTGAGCGCCTAGAAATAGAAGAGATGCATTATTTTCCTCTTACTGTAGGGCAACAAAGCATAGGCTTACTTGAGTTAGGTTGCTTAGAAAGTATTAATGACTCCGACTACAAATGGGTTAAATCAGTCATTCATGATTTGGCAATTAGTTTACAATTAACGCAAAATATTGAGCTCCAAGCAAAAGCAGAAAAACGCGTAAGTGAACAATTGGAGTTAAATAAGAAGATTCTAGACGCCATACCCAACCCCATGTATTACAAAGATAAAAAAGGGCTATTCTTAGGGGTAAACAGCTCATTCCATCGCTATTTTGGCACTTTTGATGCTGATGTATTGTCTGCAATGCCCTCTGATATTTTCTCTCCTCATGTTGCCCATATTTTTGAAGAATCGCATCAACGTTTAATCGCGAATGGTAGCAATCATAACTTTGAAATTATGATTGATGATGAGCAAGGAAATACAAGAAGCTTTGTAGTCTATGAAGCAAACTTCACAAATGAGGAAAATGTCACGGATGGCGGTGTTGGCCTGCTCCTTGATGTCACTGAGCGCAAACAAATGGAAAAAGAGCTCATTGAAGCGAAAATTAAAGCCGATGAAATGAGCTCAGCAAAAGGCGAGTTCTTAGCCAACATGAGTCACGAAATTCGTACCCCAATGAATGCAATTATCGGTATGAGCCACCTTGCCTTAAAAACTGATCTTACCAAACAACAATATAATTATGTGAATAAAATTGATCTTGCAGCCAAAAATTTACTCGGGATCATTAACGATGTTCTGGATTTTTCAAAAATTGAATCGGGTAAATTGGCACTAGAAGAAGCTCCTTTTTCACTTCAAGAGGTTTTAGATAATGTTGTGAATATCAACATTATTAAAGTGCAAGAAAAAGACCTTGAACTGTTACTTGATGTTGCTCCTGATATTCCATTGAACTTGATTGGTGATCCACTTCGTTTAGGACAAATCTTAATTAACCTTGTTGGTAATGCCATTAAATTTACGCAGCAAGGAGAAATTAAAATTATTGTCACAGCAGCGCCGCACAAGCAGGGAGTTACTCTCTCATTCACAGTTCAAGATAGTGGTATCGGCATGACGCCAAACCAGCAAAAAAGGCTTTTTCAGGCATTCTCTCAGGCAGATGGCTCAATTACACGAAAATACGGAGGCACAGGTTTAGGGTTAAGTATATCGAAACGCCTAGTTGAACTCATGCAAGGTGAAATAAGTGTGACAAGCACGCCAAATAAGGGCTCTGCATTTAGTTTTAATATTCTATGTAAATTACAAGATAATACTGAAACAACGATAACCTGTCCTGCAAGTGTATTGAAAGGAAAGCGTGTCTTAGTTGTTGATGATAACGAAAGTGCCAGAGAAATATTAACAAGTATTTTATCTGCGATGCAGTTTGAAGTTCAAAATGTAGCGAGTGGCCTAGAGGCCATTGACCTACTCGAAAAGAAATCAATCGACATCTTATTTATTGATTGGAAAATGCCAAAATTGGATGGCATTGAAACGATCGAAAAAATACGGTCAAAATTTACTGACAATCCGCCCAAATGCATTTTGGTCACTGCACACGGCAGTGAAGTTCACTTAGCACAATCATTACATCAAAAAGTGGATGCTTTAATGCTAAAACCTGTTGATGCTTCTCAAGTTAATAACGTCTTATCAGAATGCTTCAACCTGCAACAACCAAACCTCAAGAAAAATTCAATAACGCGAGATGAGGTCATTCAGTTAAACCAAGAGCACATCCTGTTAGTCGAAGACAATGAAACTAATCAAGAAGTTGCATCCGAGATGCTTCAACAAGCTAATCTTCAGGTTACCATAGCTGAACATGGTCAGGCTGCTTTAGATTTATTATCAAATTGTGCTTTCGATTTAATCTTAATGGACATGCAAATGCCTGTTATGGACGGATTGACCGCTGCCAGAGAGATTCGTAAGCAATCGAAATATGATGCTCTACCTATCATTGCAATGACTGCCAACGCGATGCAAGAAGATGTGGAAAAATGCACTGAGGCTGGGATGAATGCGCATATTGCAAAACCGATTAACTTCCAAAAAATGATCACAACTATTCAAGAGCAACTTAATCATTCCCCTATTCTTGTTGAATCGACGGCTCAGCCTCATCCTGAAGACTTGGCAGCCAATCAGAATGATACTTTTCACTTTGAAGGGCTTGATCATCAGCAAGGTATTGAACGACTCGGAGGAAATGAAGAAGCTTATTGGCGAATCTTAAAGAAGTTTGTTCATAAACAGATAGAAGAAACGATTAATCTAAGCCAAGCCTTGGTCTTAGGTGATTATGAATGCGCTCATCGGCTGGCGCATTCTTTAAAAGGTTCAGCCTCTAACCTTGGCGCTTATTTTTTAGAGCATAGTGCCCTTGATATTGAACAAGCACTCGCAAATCAAAAAACCGTAGAAAGCGAGCAAATAGACGATTTAACATCGTATCTCAGAAAACTCAACGAAGCATTATCTGTTCAAATGAGTGACGACCACAAGGAAACGGGCACACAAAATATTGAATTGGTCGATTTAGACAAAACACTGCTAGCCGAGCAATTTAATACATTAAATGTAACTTTGGCGGCTTATGATGCCAGTTCAAAAAGTCATTTGATGTCTATCTACGCACTAAATATGATTGAAGCTCAGAAACTAAGACCTATTGAAGAACACATAGAAAACTTTGATTTTGAACAAGCGCAACTTTCACTTAATGGGTTAAGGGACGAGCTCGGTTGCTAA
- a CDS encoding DUF3297 family protein — translation MTDKTDLPAIPDHLSINPRSKFYNEEILQHDIGVRFKGKERNDVEEYCISEGWIKTAAPKALDRFGQPMLIKSKGEVEVFFR, via the coding sequence ATGACTGATAAAACAGATTTACCAGCAATTCCAGATCACCTTTCAATAAACCCTCGTAGCAAGTTCTACAACGAAGAGATTTTACAGCACGATATCGGTGTGCGTTTTAAAGGTAAAGAGCGTAACGACGTAGAAGAATATTGCATTAGCGAAGGTTGGATCAAAACAGCGGCACCTAAAGCGTTAGACCGTTTCGGTCAGCCAATGCTGATTAAATCAAAAGGTGAAGTTGAAGTATTCTTCCGCTAA
- the sdhD gene encoding succinate dehydrogenase, hydrophobic membrane anchor protein: MMNTFKSGSKQWMFQRLSNACIVAYSLLLVCLLLTVDLSSFTAVSNLFQSTWFRVITSLCVVFFAFNSALAGWQIAGDYVKQKSLNKLFNMICMTASAASVVIILATLWG; encoded by the coding sequence ATGATGAATACATTTAAGTCAGGTTCAAAACAGTGGATGTTTCAGCGATTAAGCAACGCATGTATTGTTGCGTATAGCTTATTGTTAGTTTGTTTATTATTGACTGTAGATTTGAGTAGTTTTACCGCAGTTTCTAACTTGTTTCAAAGTACATGGTTTAGAGTGATTACCTCTTTATGTGTTGTATTTTTCGCTTTTAACAGTGCACTAGCGGGTTGGCAAATTGCAGGAGATTATGTAAAACAAAAATCGCTCAATAAACTGTTTAATATGATATGTATGACTGCAAGTGCAGCCTCCGTTGTCATTATTCTCGCAACACTCTGGGGTTAA
- the sdhC gene encoding succinate dehydrogenase, cytochrome b556 subunit, translated as MKKERPVNLAINTIALPATAYASILHRVSGVIVWVAMLVAIVISYFALKSETNFDEVSSVLESYFIAKFVVWGFLTALGYYCAGTVKHIIQDFGYCEELKSGKVISLAAITVGILFSLLAIWWIWL; from the coding sequence ATGAAAAAAGAAAGGCCAGTGAATCTGGCCATAAATACGATTGCTTTACCTGCTACAGCGTATGCATCTATTTTACATAGAGTAAGCGGGGTGATTGTCTGGGTTGCGATGCTAGTAGCTATTGTTATTAGTTACTTCGCATTAAAGTCTGAAACTAACTTTGATGAAGTAAGCTCAGTGTTAGAGAGTTATTTTATTGCAAAATTTGTGGTTTGGGGATTTTTGACAGCATTAGGCTATTACTGTGCGGGAACTGTAAAGCATATTATTCAAGATTTTGGATACTGCGAAGAACTAAAAAGCGGCAAGGTGATTTCATTGGCAGCAATTACAGTTGGTATTTTGTTTAGCTTATTGGCCATATGGTGGATCTGGTTATGA
- a CDS encoding serine hydrolase domain-containing protein — protein sequence MKLILTAASLFLLSISTITHASSPTKQLLTDAQSDPNKLQLMVGFPPPVNKRITLPDSNFFSFPKLRWSVCHMRELLPTTSIARNPYSYTPLKYALLPDIDELTFKPSNSNNLMTWQQSLAANYTDGMLILHKGKVVYERYRGCLDEHSKHAAMSMTKSLTGLVAEILIAQGKLNDKALVKNIIPELTNSAFGDATVRQVMDMTTALKYSEHYADPNADIWQYSYAANPLPKPKEYTGPVGYFEYLQTVQKQGQHGAAFGYKTVNSDVLGWIVSKVTNKKFDELASELVWSKIGTEHSADITVDGLGTPFAGGGLSATLRDLARLGLAVANQGEINGVQVIPVKAIASIQTGGDKSAFSKGGFSSMPNGSYRSMWWHFHNANGAFAARGVHGQTIYIDPTAEMILVRLASHPVAANGVIDPTSLPAYQAVADFLMAQSKEN from the coding sequence ATGAAATTAATTCTCACTGCGGCATCATTGTTTTTATTATCTATCTCAACTATTACGCACGCTTCTTCTCCAACTAAGCAATTATTAACTGACGCACAATCTGATCCAAATAAATTGCAATTAATGGTTGGCTTTCCCCCTCCTGTAAACAAACGCATCACTTTGCCTGACTCTAACTTTTTCAGTTTTCCGAAACTACGCTGGTCAGTTTGTCATATGCGTGAATTGCTTCCAACCACCAGTATAGCGCGTAACCCTTACTCCTACACGCCGCTAAAATACGCCTTATTACCAGACATTGATGAACTTACATTTAAGCCTAGCAATAGCAATAATTTAATGACTTGGCAGCAAAGTTTGGCGGCTAATTACACTGATGGCATGCTCATTTTGCACAAAGGGAAAGTCGTTTATGAGCGTTACAGAGGCTGCTTAGATGAGCACAGCAAACACGCTGCAATGTCGATGACCAAGTCTTTAACCGGCCTAGTCGCTGAAATTCTTATCGCTCAAGGCAAACTAAACGATAAAGCTCTCGTCAAAAACATTATCCCTGAGCTAACAAATTCTGCTTTTGGTGATGCCACCGTAAGACAAGTCATGGATATGACCACTGCCCTCAAATATAGCGAGCATTATGCAGATCCTAACGCCGATATTTGGCAGTACAGTTATGCGGCAAACCCACTACCCAAACCCAAAGAATATACTGGTCCTGTCGGTTACTTTGAGTATTTACAAACCGTTCAGAAGCAAGGTCAGCATGGTGCTGCTTTTGGCTATAAAACTGTCAACTCAGACGTGCTAGGTTGGATTGTCTCTAAAGTGACGAACAAGAAGTTCGACGAGTTGGCCAGTGAACTCGTGTGGTCAAAAATTGGCACAGAACACAGTGCGGATATCACTGTTGATGGCTTAGGCACACCTTTCGCTGGTGGAGGTTTGAGTGCTACCTTAAGAGATTTAGCTCGCCTCGGGCTTGCCGTTGCAAACCAAGGTGAGATTAACGGTGTACAAGTGATACCTGTAAAAGCGATAGCAAGTATTCAAACGGGTGGAGATAAAAGCGCCTTTTCTAAAGGCGGGTTTAGTTCAATGCCAAACGGTAGCTATCGAAGTATGTGGTGGCATTTTCACAATGCAAATGGTGCATTCGCTGCACGTGGTGTGCACGGACAAACAATTTATATAGACCCCACAGCTGAGATGATATTAGTGCGATTAGCCTCACACCCTGTTGCAGCAAATGGCGTGATTGACCCAACTTCGTTGCCTGCCTATCAAGCAGTGGCTGATTTTTTAATGGCGCAGTCTAAAGAAAATTGA
- a CDS encoding bile acid:sodium symporter family protein: MPTFLTSIGLPVALILIMIGVGMSLTRDDFTRVLKQPKSFLIGAGCQMLLLPLVAIAIIALTGLSGELAIGLFILSLCPGGTTSNLYSYLAKGDVGLSVSLTAVIGFIAPFTIPFLATWAIAFYGEQVQNFQLPIVSTWFKLLAVTVFPVLIGMGLRAQYPTFANRVQNYVSWFSVAILTLVILSICIKLEDQLIEFILLAGPAAVLLNIVTMSLGYLVGKKLLHNDAQSRTITLEVGLQNGTLTLLITSTILESTTMSIAPSIYSLFMFISAGLFTYLVAKETA, encoded by the coding sequence ATGCCTACATTTTTAACCAGTATTGGCTTACCCGTCGCGCTGATCTTAATCATGATTGGTGTAGGAATGAGTTTGACCCGTGATGACTTTACTCGGGTTTTAAAGCAGCCTAAGAGTTTTTTAATTGGCGCAGGCTGCCAAATGCTATTACTACCATTGGTCGCGATTGCCATTATTGCTTTAACCGGCTTATCGGGCGAATTAGCGATTGGCTTGTTTATTTTATCTCTATGCCCTGGCGGGACAACATCAAACTTATACAGTTACCTAGCTAAAGGCGATGTTGGTTTATCCGTTTCACTCACCGCGGTCATTGGTTTTATCGCCCCATTTACTATCCCGTTTTTGGCTACTTGGGCAATTGCATTTTATGGTGAGCAAGTTCAAAACTTTCAATTACCCATTGTAAGCACTTGGTTTAAACTTCTGGCTGTGACCGTATTCCCAGTCTTAATAGGTATGGGTTTACGCGCTCAATACCCTACTTTTGCCAATCGTGTGCAAAATTACGTAAGTTGGTTTTCTGTGGCCATACTGACTCTGGTGATTTTAAGCATTTGCATTAAGTTAGAAGATCAACTTATTGAGTTTATTCTTCTTGCAGGACCTGCGGCTGTTTTACTCAATATCGTGACTATGTCGTTAGGTTACTTAGTTGGCAAAAAACTGTTACATAACGATGCCCAGTCTCGCACCATTACCCTTGAAGTGGGGCTGCAAAACGGCACCCTCACATTGCTGATCACAAGTACCATTTTAGAAAGCACGACAATGTCGATTGCACCCAGTATTTATAGCTTATTTATGTTTATCTCTGCAGGTTTGTTTACGTACCTTGTTGCCAAAGAGACTGCCTAA